A single Capra hircus breed San Clemente chromosome 13, ASM170441v1, whole genome shotgun sequence DNA region contains:
- the KCNS1 gene encoding potassium voltage-gated channel subfamily S member 1, producing the protein MVTLLVQGTHLKNFWSKLILPITLDSQGASAMVSESPGPGARVPWRRSDEALRVNVGGVRRRLSARALARFPGTRLGRLQAAASEEQARRLCDDYDAAAREFYFDRHPGFFLGLLHFYRTGHLHVLDELCVFAFGQEADYWGLGESALATCCRARYLERRVTRPRAWDEDSDTPSSVDPCPDEISDVQRELARYGAARCGRLRRRLWLTMENPGYSLPSKLFSCVSIGVVLASIAAMCIHSLPEYQAREAAAAVAAVAAGRSPEGVRDDPVLRRLEYFCIAWFSFEVSSRLLLAPSTRNFFCHPLNLIDIVSVLPFYLTLLAGAALRDRGGAGGEELGDLGKVVQVFRLMRIFRVLKLARHSTGLRSLGATLKHSYREVGILLLYLAVGVSVFSGVAYTAEKEEDVGFDTIPACWWWGTVSMTTVGYGDVVPVTVAGKLAASGCILGGILVVALPITIIFNKFSHFYRRQKALEAAVRNSDHREFEDLLSSIDGVSEASLETSRETSQEGRSEDLEAQASSGPPNSQLY; encoded by the exons ATGGTGACGCTGCTAGTTCAGGGAACGCATCTTAAGAACTTCTGGTCTAAACTGATTCTCCCAATAACCCTAGATA GCCAGGGTGCCTCAGCCATGGTGAGCGAGTCCCCGGGGCCCGGCGCCCGGGTCCCTTGGCGGCGAAGCGACGAGGCGCTGCGCGTGAACGTGGGCGGCGTGCGGCGGCGGCTGAGCGCGCGAGCCCTGGCGCGCTTCCCAGGCACGCGGCTGGGCCGCCTGCAGGCCGCGGCGTCGGAGGAGCAGGCGCGGCGCCTGTGCGACGACTACGACGCGGCGGCGCGCGAGTTCTACTTCGATCGGCACCCGGGCTTCTTCCTGGGCCTGCTGCACTTCTACCGCACTGGCCACCTGCACGTGCTCGACGAGCTGTGCGTCTTCGCCTTTGGCCAGGAGGCCGACTACTGGGGCCTGGGCGAGAGCGCGCTGGCCACGTGCTGCCGCGCGCGCTACCTGGAGCGGCGGGTGACGCGGCCGCGCGCCTGGGACGAGGACAGCGACACGCCGAGCAGCGTGGACCCGTGCCCCGATGAGATCTCCGACGTGCAGCGCGAGCTGGCGCGCTACGGGGCGGCGCGCTGCGGCCGCCTGCGCCGCCGCCTCTGGCTCACCATGGAGAACCCGGGCTACTCGCTGCCCAGCAAGCTCTTCAGCTGCGTCTCCATCGGCGTGGTGCTCGCCTCCATCGCCGCCATGTGCATCCACAGCCTGCCCGAGTACCAGGCCCGCGAGGCGGCGGCCGCGGTGGCAGCGGTGGCCGCGGGCCGCAGCCCGGAGGGCGTGCGCGACGATCCGGTGCTGCGGCGCCTCGAGTACTTCTGCATCGCCTGGTTCAGCTTCGAGGTGTCGTCGCGCCTGCTGCTAGCGCCCAGCACGCGCAACTTCTTCTGCCACCCGCTCAACCTCATTGACATCGTGTCCGTGCTGCCCTTTTACCTTACGCTGCTGGCCGGTGCGGCGCTCCGAGACCGGGGCGGAGCGGGTGGCGAGGAGCTGGGCGATCTGGGCAAGGTGGTGCAGGTGTTCCGTCTCATGCGCATCTTCCGCGTGCTCAAGTTGGCGCGCCACTCCACCGGCCTGCGCTCGCTGGGCGCAACACTCAAG CACAGCTACCGTGAGGTGGGCATCTTGCTGTTGTATCTGGCCGTGGGGGTGTCTGTGTTCTCTGGTGTGGCCTACACAGCCGAGAAGGAGGAGGACGTGGGCTTTGAcaccatcccagcctgctggtggTGGGGCACGGTGAGCATGACCACCGTGGGCTATGGGGACGTGGTGCCAGTGACGGTGGCTGGCAAGCTGGCAGCCTCGGGCTGCATCCTGGGGGGCATCCTGGTTGTGGCGCTCcccatcaccatcatcttcaACAAGTTCTCCCACTTCTACCGGCGCCAGAAGGCTCTGGAAGCCGCCGTGCGCAACAGCGACCACCGGGAGTTTGAGGACTTGCTGAGCAGCATCGATGGGGTGTCAGAGGCATCTCTGGAGACGTCTCGCGAGACCTCCCAGGAGGGCAGGTCTGAAGACCTGGAGGCCCAGGCCTCCAGTGGGCCTCCAAACTCTCAGCTGTATTAA
- the WFDC5 gene encoding WAP four-disulfide core domain protein 5, with translation MRGQSLLLLVALLGLGSQLPAALGRRKGEKSGGCPPDDGPCLLRVPDQCLQDSQCPSGMKCCRQGCFLQCVRKVSVKMGRCPEDRLRCVSPVQHLCSKDSDCQGRKRCCLGACGRDCRNPV, from the exons ATGAGAGGCCAGAGCCTCCTCCTCCTGGTGGCCCTCCTGGGTTTGGGGAGCCAGTTACCTGCTGCCTtgggcaggaggaagggag AGAAGTCTGGGGGCTGCCCACCGGATGACGGGCCCTGCCTCCTCCGGGTGCCTGATCAGTGTCTGCAAGACAGCCAGTGTCCCTCAGGGATGAAGTGCTGTCGCCAAGGGTGCTTCCTCCAGTGTGTCCGGAAGGTCTCAG TTAAGATGGGCAGATGCCCTGAGGACCGTCTGCGCTGTGTTAGCCCCGTGCAGCACCTGTGCTCCAAGGACTCGGACTGCCAGGGCCGCAAGCGGTGCTGCCTGGGCGCCTGCGGCCGGGACTGCAGAAACCCTGTCTGA